A region of Jaculus jaculus isolate mJacJac1 chromosome 16, mJacJac1.mat.Y.cur, whole genome shotgun sequence DNA encodes the following proteins:
- the Ferd3l gene encoding fer3-like protein yields MAAYLESCVDPTVLDFVADLSLASPRHPFLSDFPPNVPLVELREGRPRKLTAFGDRGSAENEGAEEDGGEEEEEEEGRGRVGTLLGRSRRKRVITYAQRQAANVRERKRMFNLNEAFDQLRRKVPTFAYEKRLSRIETLRLAIVYISFMTELLQSCEKQPGSC; encoded by the coding sequence ATGGCTGCCTATCTAGAGAGCTGCGTGGACCCCACGGTGCTGGACTTCGTGGCAGATTTGTCTCTGGCTTCCCCAAGACATCCTTTTCTCAGCGACTTCCCACCCAACGTGCCCTTGGTGGAGCTCAGAGAGGGAAGACCCAGGAAACTGACAGCGTTCGGAGACAGGGGCTCTGCAGAGAACGAAGGAGCTGAAGAGGacgggggggaggaggaggaggaagaagagggtcgTGGGAGGGTAGGCACCCTACTGGGCCGTTCCAGAAGGAAAAGAGTGATCACCTACGCCCAGCGCCAGGCTGCCAACGTCCGTGAGAGAAAAAGGATGTTCAACCTCAACGAGGCCTTCGACCAGCTGCGCAGGAAAGTGCCCACTTTTGCTTACGAGAAGAGGCTGTCCCGGATCGAGACCCTGCGCCTGGCCATCGTCTACATCTCCTTCATGACTGAGCTCTTGCAGAGCTGCGAGAAGCAGCCTGGGAGCTGCTGA